Sequence from the Candidatus Accumulibacter similis genome:
CGGTCGCCAGCAGAGCGGGAGCGGCGACCGTGTCGTCCGGCAGGTGTCCGCCGGCCTCGGCGCCGCCTGCAGCGAGCGGCAAAAAGCTCGGCAAAAAAGGTATCATTCGCCATCCGCAACGCAGCGATCGCCCGTCCTCTCCTGTTCAACGGTCTTGCAAGGAGTTCAGCATGTTCAAGCAACTTTCGTCCCACCTTTCAGCGTTTGTCTTTGCCCTTCTGCTGACCGCCTGTGCGGTGCCGGGCCAGCAGCCCGGAGAGGTGGAGATCCGCAGCGGGGTGATCGAGCAGATCAGCTTCGTCGAACTGCAGAGCACCCACCACCAGGGAGTCGGCGCAGTCGTTGGTGGTCTGGCCGGCCTTGGCATCGGCAGCCTGATCGGTGCCGGCACCGGACGTGACGTGGCAATGGTCGTGGGAACCATCGGCGGCGCAATCGCCGGCAACCAAATCCAGAAGAGATACGACCAGCCGGTGCAGGGGCAACAGATCATCGTCCGCACCAGCAACGGGGTTCTGGTTTCGGTGACCCAGCCAATGAACGCGTCCCTGTTCCAGGGTCAGCGCGTCTTCATCGAGGGCAGTGGCGAGGGCGCTCGCGTCGTCCCGCGCTGATCGGCGTTCAGCAAGCACAGGGCGTCTGTCGGCATCGCCGCCGACGCCCGCCCCCCGGAGCAGCAGACCGAATGCCGCATTCTTCGACCAGCCCCGCCCTGCCCCCTGGCGCCAGGCCGCGAGTTGCCCTGCCGGCGACGCTTCATGGCGCTGTTGTCGCGCTCTGCGCCGTCGTCATCGGCACTGCCTGCGCGCCCGACGCCTGGCGACCCGACAGCCGCTATGATGCCTTTCTCGACCGCGTGCAGGATCGCTGCGGCAACCTCGAGATCGGTGGCCGGCGCATCGGCGCCAACCTCATAGAGGGTCCAGATTCGTACTTTCTCGACCTCACCTCGCGCTACTTCCATCGCCAGATATCGCCGGAGAACTACGCCGGCGCGCTCGCTGGCTCGTTCGCCGGCGACCCCGGGTCGCCGGCGATCAGTTGCATCCTCAGCGTGCCGCGGGGCAGCGACCCGATGCCGCCGGCGCTGATGCAGTGATCCGCCGCCGCTCCTCAAGCGTTGTGCAAGGGCCGACAACCTCGTAGAATGGCGGCCTTCGCGGGCGTCGTATAATGGCAATACCCTAGCTTCCCAAGCTAGAGCCGAGGGTTCGATTCCCTTCGCCCGCTCCACTTCGACTTTCCAGGGACTTCCACCGAAATCCAAGGAGTGTTGTAAGTAGCTGATCCGGTTAAGGTTTATCCCCTTTCCTCGATCTAGTGACGTCCAGCGAAATCCACTGACAGCCGGTACAAAACGGTACAAAAAGTGGTACAAAATGCGGCGAGCCTTCGTTCCGCATTGTTGCTGGAGGAGCCAGGGCCCGGTAACGAACATGGCATCCAACTCGCTTTCAGGAGTTGGACACATGCTCACCGACATGACGGCCCGGCAGGCCAAGGCCACCGGCAAACCATACACCATCGCCGACTTCGATGGTCTCTACCTCCATGTCTCAGCCGTTGGCGGCAAGGCTTGGCACTTCCGCTACACCTGGATGGGGCAACGCGCCCGCATCTCCCTGGGGAGCTACCCTGAGCTGTCGCTGCGCGAGGCGCGGGAACTGCGCGACGAGGCGCGCTCTCTGGTCGCCAGGGGCATCAACCCGCGCACCGAGCGCAAGCAGAAGCGCCAGGCCATCAAGCTCGCCGGCGAGAACACGTTCATGGCGGTCTACGAGAAGTGGATGGAGCACCGGCAGCTCACGCTCGAAGAGGGCCGCCAGAGCTCGCTGGAGCAGATTCGCCGCGTCTTCAAGAAGGACGTCTTCCCCTACTTGAAGCGGCTGACCATCTACGAGGTCACCCGTCCACACCTGCTGGAGGTGATCGGCCGCATCGAGAAGCGCAACTCGCTGTCGGTGGCCGAAAAGGTGCGCACCTGGCTCAAGCAGTTGTTCGACTACGCGATGGTCGTCATCCCGGCCATGGAGGCCAATCCGGCCACCGACCTGCACGTGGTCGCGGTGCCGCTGCCGCCGGTCGAACACAATCCGTTCCTGCGCATGGCCGAGCTTCCCGTGTTCCTGCAGACCCTGCGCAAGTACCGCGGCATGCTGAAGACGCAACTGGCGATCCGCCTGCTGCTCCTGACGGGTGTCCGAACGGGGGAACTGCGCCTGGCCACGCCGGATCAATTCGATCTGGATCGTGGGCTGTGGATCATTCCGGTCATGTCGCTCAAGCAGCGCAAGATGCTCACCCGCAAGAAGCGCAAGCGCCCCACCGACATCCCGCCGTACATCGTCCCGTTGTCTGTCCAGGCGATGGAGGTCGTCCGCTACATGCTCGAGGACGTCAAGCCCGCGCAGAAGTACCTGTTCGCCGGCGTCAAACGCATCAGCGACCGCATGAGCGAGAACACGCTCAACGTTGCCCTTAAGCGCATGGGCTACGAGGACCGGCTGACCGGCCACGG
This genomic interval carries:
- a CDS encoding glycine zipper 2TM domain-containing protein is translated as MFKQLSSHLSAFVFALLLTACAVPGQQPGEVEIRSGVIEQISFVELQSTHHQGVGAVVGGLAGLGIGSLIGAGTGRDVAMVVGTIGGAIAGNQIQKRYDQPVQGQQIIVRTSNGVLVSVTQPMNASLFQGQRVFIEGSGEGARVVPR
- a CDS encoding tyrosine-type recombinase/integrase, producing MLTDMTARQAKATGKPYTIADFDGLYLHVSAVGGKAWHFRYTWMGQRARISLGSYPELSLREARELRDEARSLVARGINPRTERKQKRQAIKLAGENTFMAVYEKWMEHRQLTLEEGRQSSLEQIRRVFKKDVFPYLKRLTIYEVTRPHLLEVIGRIEKRNSLSVAEKVRTWLKQLFDYAMVVIPAMEANPATDLHVVAVPLPPVEHNPFLRMAELPVFLQTLRKYRGMLKTQLAIRLLLLTGVRTGELRLATPDQFDLDRGLWIIPVMSLKQRKMLTRKKRKRPTDIPPYIVPLSVQAMEVVRYMLEDVKPAQKYLFAGVKRISDRMSENTLNVALKRMGYEDRLTGHGIRATISTALNELGYPKVWVDAQLSHADPNRISATYNHAEYVEQRRVMMQDWADRLDLFEQNQVQVASMHLTIHLQGLPTIAGQQTTPLPTPGQHAPILLVAPTEQGMPTIAPATQRLSAVEMPEYAQPKFSDLQRERLKLLEIFEGPDNLVVADYAKLAGKSRRWITYEIQAGNLLSIQLGNKGQRVPVWQLDPLKRQLVQAILKQTPRGVDTWDIYHALLRPHDALGSRPPIEAVTPENMKIAVLVVVEQCSQREESLAPMSYPIEVRQSVQQLVQNAIAADAALPMVSD